Proteins encoded within one genomic window of Cucumis sativus cultivar 9930 chromosome 3, Cucumber_9930_V3, whole genome shotgun sequence:
- the LOC101219939 gene encoding HBS1-like protein isoform X5, translating into MPRKVSHGLDYDDDYDDYDDYDYYDNDFDVEEKATEKIPVTKEEPKGHKLWRCSICTYDNEDSFSVCDICGVLRIPLDNNRNTQDDRTVPFKFDIPSPDDVVSNGLRSSKVGLKAANHNDFNSLIFSSDTTKISANNAALTSKSAHSASTLSQMSKSGNIGDKQLNTKGSANSGISIGKKTMVIEELNTSISVTKNLQSRDNRSSGTSSSKSAGKFDSMDESSNPSVDWERSQSLAGGLNNMVLNVKSAYANYISGIGKTSNPQYKHDKWMLPDKAVDTLTQLNLAIVGHVDSGKSTLSGRLLHLLGRVSQKEMHKYEKEAKSMGKGSFAYAWALDESAEERERGITMTVGVAFFDSKRYHIVVLDSPGHKDFVPNLISGATQADAAVLVIDASVGAFEAGMDSSKGQTREHVQLIRSFGVDQIIVAVNKMDVVEYSKDRYEFIKLQLGTFIRSCGYKDSSLSWIPLSAMANQNLVTAPSDVHFLSWYRGPNLLEAIDSLQPPTREFSKPLLMPICDVVRSLSLGQVSACGKLEAGALQSGSKVLIMPSGDKATVRTLERNSQACKIARAGDNVTVTLQGVEPSSVMSGGVLCHPDFPVAAAKHLELKILTLEYATPILIGSQLEIHIHHVKEAARVARIVSLLDSKTGKVTKKAPRCLSAKQSAVIEVVLQSPVCVEAFSTSRALGRVFLRTMGRTIAVGIVTQLIGGSQ; encoded by the exons CAACAGAAAAAATACCTGTGACTAAGGAAGAACCAAAAGGGCATAAGCTTTGGCGATGCTCGATTTGCACTTACGACAACGAAGACAGTTTTTCTGTCTGTGATATATGTGGGGTTCTGCGCATCCCTCTGGACAACAACAGAAATACTCAAGATGATAGAACAG TCCCTTTCAAGTTTGATATTCCATCCCCAGATGATGTGGTTTCTAATGGATTGCGTTCCTCCAAAGTTGGTTTAAAAG CAGCCAACCACAACGACTTCAactctttaatattttcttcagACACCACTAAGATATCTGCAAACAATGCAGCATTGACTTCAAAAAGTGCACATAGCGCGTCTACTTTATCGCAAATGAGTAAATCAGGCAATATAGGAGATAAACAGTTGAATACCAAAGGTTCAGCCAACTCAGGGATCtcaattggaaaaaaaacaatggttaTTGAAGAACTCAATACATCAATTAgtgtaacaaaaaatttacaatCACGTGATAACCGGTCATCAGGCACTTCCTCATCAAAGTCAGCAGGCAAATTTGACAGCATGGATGAGAGCAGCAACCCTTCTGTGGACTGGGAAAGGTCCCAAAGTCTTGCCGGTGGTTTGAACAACATGGTCCTAAATGTTAAATCTGCCTATGCAAATTATATTAGTGGGATTGGGAAAACATCAAATCCGCAGTATAAGCATGATAAGTGGATGCTACCTGATAAGGCTGTAGATACGCTGACTCAGCTGAATCTTGCCATA GTTGGTCATGTTGATTCTGGAAAATCTACACTCTCAGGAAGATTGCTGCACCTATTGGGACGTGTATCCCAAAAAGAAATgcacaaatatgaaaaagaggCAAAATCAatg GGCAAGGGCTCCTTTGCTTATGCCTGGGCACTGGATGAGAGTGCAGAGGAAAGGGAGAGAGGAATAACTATGACTGTTGGTGTTGCTTTTTTTGATTCCAAAAGATATCATATTGTTGTGCTTGATTCCCCTGGCCATAAAGATTTTGTTCCAAACTTGATATCTGGGGCCACACAAGCTGATGCTGCAGTTCTTGTTATCGATGCATCTGTTGGTGCATTTGAGGCTGGTATGGACAGTTCAAAGGGGCAAACAAGGGAACATGTGCAATTAATCAGGAGCTTTGGTGTAGATCAGATTATCGTTGCAGTTAACAAAATGGATGTGGTGGAGTATTCCAAAGATCGATATGAGTTTATTAAGCTGCAACTGGGAACCTTTATTCGTTCATGTGGTTATAAAGATTCATCATTGTCTTGGATTCCATTGAGTGCCATGGCAAATCAGAATCTGGTGACTGCCCCTTCTGATGTACATTTTTTATCCTG GTACCGTGGACCTAATCTTTTGGAGGCAATAGATTCTCTTCAACCACCCACTCGAGAATTCTCTAAGCCACTGCTTATGCCGATATGCGACGTTGTTAGATCACTTTCACTAGGACAAGTGTCTGCCTGTGGAAAATTGGAAGCTGGAGCTCTCCAGTCTGGATCTAAG GTTCTAATCATGCCATCTGGAGATAAAGCAACCGTGCGAACTTTGGAACGCAATTCTCAGGCTTGCAAAATCGCAAGAGCGGGGGACAACGTGACTGTTACTCTACAAGGAGTTGAACCAAGTAGCGTGATGTCTGGGGGTGTCCTATGCCATCCTGATTTCCCGGTCGCTGCTGCAAAACATTTGGAATTGAAGATTCTCACCTTGGAATATGCAACACCGATATTAATAGGATCTCAG TTGGAAATTCATATACACCATGTGAAGGAGGCTGCTAGAGTTGCAAGAATAGTCTCATTGCTCGATTCAAAGACGGGGAAGGTCACGAAGAAGGCACCACGCTGTCTCAGTGCTAAACAAAGCGCAGTGATTGAG GTTGTTTTACAAAGCCCTGTTTGCGTCGAAGCATTCTCAACTAGTCGAGCACTTGGTCGGGTATTTCTGAGAACGATGGGAAGAACCATAGCCGTCGGCATTGTGACCCAACTAATCGGAGGCTCTCAATAA
- the LOC101219939 gene encoding HBS1-like protein isoform X12 produces MPRKVSHGLDYDDDYDDYDDYDYYDNDFDVEEKATEKIPVTKEEPKGHKLWRCSICTYDNEDSFSVCDICGVLRIPLDNNRNTQDDRTALTSKSAHSASTLSQMSKSGNIGDKQLNTKGSANSGISIGKKTMVIEELNTSISVTKNLQSRDNRSSGTSSSKSAGKFDSMDESSNPSVDWERSQSLAGGLNNMVLNVKSAYANYISGIGKTSNPQYKHDKWMLPDKAVDTLTQLNLAIVGHVDSGKSTLSGRLLHLLGRVSQKEMHKYEKEAKSMGKGSFAYAWALDESAEERERGITMTVGVAFFDSKRYHIVVLDSPGHKDFVPNLISGATQADAAVLVIDASVGAFEAGMDSSKGQTREHVQLIRSFGVDQIIVAVNKMDVVEYSKDRYEFIKLQLGTFIRSCGYKDSSLSWIPLSAMANQNLVTAPSDVHFLSWYRGPNLLEAIDSLQPPTREFSKPLLMPICDVVRSLSLGQVSACGKLEAGALQSGSKVLIMPSGDKATVRTLERNSQACKIARAGDNVTVTLQGVEPSSVMSGGVLCHPDFPVAAAKHLELKILTLEYATPILIGSQLEIHIHHVKEAARVARIVSLLDSKTGKVTKKAPRCLSAKQSAVIEVVLQSPVCVEAFSTSRALGRVFLRTMGRTIAVGIVTQLIGGSQ; encoded by the exons CAACAGAAAAAATACCTGTGACTAAGGAAGAACCAAAAGGGCATAAGCTTTGGCGATGCTCGATTTGCACTTACGACAACGAAGACAGTTTTTCTGTCTGTGATATATGTGGGGTTCTGCGCATCCCTCTGGACAACAACAGAAATACTCAAGATGATAGAACAG CATTGACTTCAAAAAGTGCACATAGCGCGTCTACTTTATCGCAAATGAGTAAATCAGGCAATATAGGAGATAAACAGTTGAATACCAAAGGTTCAGCCAACTCAGGGATCtcaattggaaaaaaaacaatggttaTTGAAGAACTCAATACATCAATTAgtgtaacaaaaaatttacaatCACGTGATAACCGGTCATCAGGCACTTCCTCATCAAAGTCAGCAGGCAAATTTGACAGCATGGATGAGAGCAGCAACCCTTCTGTGGACTGGGAAAGGTCCCAAAGTCTTGCCGGTGGTTTGAACAACATGGTCCTAAATGTTAAATCTGCCTATGCAAATTATATTAGTGGGATTGGGAAAACATCAAATCCGCAGTATAAGCATGATAAGTGGATGCTACCTGATAAGGCTGTAGATACGCTGACTCAGCTGAATCTTGCCATA GTTGGTCATGTTGATTCTGGAAAATCTACACTCTCAGGAAGATTGCTGCACCTATTGGGACGTGTATCCCAAAAAGAAATgcacaaatatgaaaaagaggCAAAATCAatg GGCAAGGGCTCCTTTGCTTATGCCTGGGCACTGGATGAGAGTGCAGAGGAAAGGGAGAGAGGAATAACTATGACTGTTGGTGTTGCTTTTTTTGATTCCAAAAGATATCATATTGTTGTGCTTGATTCCCCTGGCCATAAAGATTTTGTTCCAAACTTGATATCTGGGGCCACACAAGCTGATGCTGCAGTTCTTGTTATCGATGCATCTGTTGGTGCATTTGAGGCTGGTATGGACAGTTCAAAGGGGCAAACAAGGGAACATGTGCAATTAATCAGGAGCTTTGGTGTAGATCAGATTATCGTTGCAGTTAACAAAATGGATGTGGTGGAGTATTCCAAAGATCGATATGAGTTTATTAAGCTGCAACTGGGAACCTTTATTCGTTCATGTGGTTATAAAGATTCATCATTGTCTTGGATTCCATTGAGTGCCATGGCAAATCAGAATCTGGTGACTGCCCCTTCTGATGTACATTTTTTATCCTG GTACCGTGGACCTAATCTTTTGGAGGCAATAGATTCTCTTCAACCACCCACTCGAGAATTCTCTAAGCCACTGCTTATGCCGATATGCGACGTTGTTAGATCACTTTCACTAGGACAAGTGTCTGCCTGTGGAAAATTGGAAGCTGGAGCTCTCCAGTCTGGATCTAAG GTTCTAATCATGCCATCTGGAGATAAAGCAACCGTGCGAACTTTGGAACGCAATTCTCAGGCTTGCAAAATCGCAAGAGCGGGGGACAACGTGACTGTTACTCTACAAGGAGTTGAACCAAGTAGCGTGATGTCTGGGGGTGTCCTATGCCATCCTGATTTCCCGGTCGCTGCTGCAAAACATTTGGAATTGAAGATTCTCACCTTGGAATATGCAACACCGATATTAATAGGATCTCAG TTGGAAATTCATATACACCATGTGAAGGAGGCTGCTAGAGTTGCAAGAATAGTCTCATTGCTCGATTCAAAGACGGGGAAGGTCACGAAGAAGGCACCACGCTGTCTCAGTGCTAAACAAAGCGCAGTGATTGAG GTTGTTTTACAAAGCCCTGTTTGCGTCGAAGCATTCTCAACTAGTCGAGCACTTGGTCGGGTATTTCTGAGAACGATGGGAAGAACCATAGCCGTCGGCATTGTGACCCAACTAATCGGAGGCTCTCAATAA
- the LOC101219939 gene encoding HBS1-like protein isoform X1 — MPRKVSHGLDYDDDYDDYDDYDYYDNDFDVEEKATEKIPVTKEEPKGHKLWRCSICTYDNEDSFSVCDICGVLRIPLDNNRNTQDDRTVENICKDSGVSKMAKSLFASLPNQIPKRAVKLQEQDDKIVEEREENIHKIGNIQGHLHEFHNAFSTCSHFHTNIVPFKFDIPSPDDVVSNGLRSSKVGLKAANHNDFNSLIFSSDTTKISANNAALTSKSAHSASTLSQMSKSGNIGDKQLNTKGSANSGISIGKKTMVIEELNTSISVTKNLQSRDNRSSGTSSSKSAGKFDSMDESSNPSVDWERSQSLAGGLNNMVLNVKSAYANYISGIGKTSNPQYKHDKWMLPDKAVDTLTQLNLAIVGHVDSGKSTLSGRLLHLLGRVSQKEMHKYEKEAKSMGKGSFAYAWALDESAEERERGITMTVGVAFFDSKRYHIVVLDSPGHKDFVPNLISGATQADAAVLVIDASVGAFEAGMDSSKGQTREHVQLIRSFGVDQIIVAVNKMDVVEYSKDRYEFIKLQLGTFIRSCGYKDSSLSWIPLSAMANQNLVTAPSDVHFLSWYRGPNLLEAIDSLQPPTREFSKPLLMPICDVVRSLSLGQVSACGKLEAGALQSGSKVLIMPSGDKATVRTLERNSQACKIARAGDNVTVTLQGVEPSSVMSGGVLCHPDFPVAAAKHLELKILTLEYATPILIGSQLEIHIHHVKEAARVARIVSLLDSKTGKVTKKAPRCLSAKQSAVIEVVLQSPVCVEAFSTSRALGRVFLRTMGRTIAVGIVTQLIGGSQ; from the exons CAACAGAAAAAATACCTGTGACTAAGGAAGAACCAAAAGGGCATAAGCTTTGGCGATGCTCGATTTGCACTTACGACAACGAAGACAGTTTTTCTGTCTGTGATATATGTGGGGTTCTGCGCATCCCTCTGGACAACAACAGAAATACTCAAGATGATAGAACAG TTGAAAACATCTGCAAAGACTCTGGAGTATCAAAAATGGCCAAGTCTCTCTTTGCATCGTTGCCAAATCAGATACCCAAAAGGGCTGTAAAATTGCAAGAACAGGATGATAAAATTGTGgaggaaagagaagagaacATCCACAAGATTGGAAATATCCAGGGCCATTTGCATGAATTCCATAATGCTTTTAGTACCTGTAGTCATTTCCATACTAACATAG TCCCTTTCAAGTTTGATATTCCATCCCCAGATGATGTGGTTTCTAATGGATTGCGTTCCTCCAAAGTTGGTTTAAAAG CAGCCAACCACAACGACTTCAactctttaatattttcttcagACACCACTAAGATATCTGCAAACAATGCAGCATTGACTTCAAAAAGTGCACATAGCGCGTCTACTTTATCGCAAATGAGTAAATCAGGCAATATAGGAGATAAACAGTTGAATACCAAAGGTTCAGCCAACTCAGGGATCtcaattggaaaaaaaacaatggttaTTGAAGAACTCAATACATCAATTAgtgtaacaaaaaatttacaatCACGTGATAACCGGTCATCAGGCACTTCCTCATCAAAGTCAGCAGGCAAATTTGACAGCATGGATGAGAGCAGCAACCCTTCTGTGGACTGGGAAAGGTCCCAAAGTCTTGCCGGTGGTTTGAACAACATGGTCCTAAATGTTAAATCTGCCTATGCAAATTATATTAGTGGGATTGGGAAAACATCAAATCCGCAGTATAAGCATGATAAGTGGATGCTACCTGATAAGGCTGTAGATACGCTGACTCAGCTGAATCTTGCCATA GTTGGTCATGTTGATTCTGGAAAATCTACACTCTCAGGAAGATTGCTGCACCTATTGGGACGTGTATCCCAAAAAGAAATgcacaaatatgaaaaagaggCAAAATCAatg GGCAAGGGCTCCTTTGCTTATGCCTGGGCACTGGATGAGAGTGCAGAGGAAAGGGAGAGAGGAATAACTATGACTGTTGGTGTTGCTTTTTTTGATTCCAAAAGATATCATATTGTTGTGCTTGATTCCCCTGGCCATAAAGATTTTGTTCCAAACTTGATATCTGGGGCCACACAAGCTGATGCTGCAGTTCTTGTTATCGATGCATCTGTTGGTGCATTTGAGGCTGGTATGGACAGTTCAAAGGGGCAAACAAGGGAACATGTGCAATTAATCAGGAGCTTTGGTGTAGATCAGATTATCGTTGCAGTTAACAAAATGGATGTGGTGGAGTATTCCAAAGATCGATATGAGTTTATTAAGCTGCAACTGGGAACCTTTATTCGTTCATGTGGTTATAAAGATTCATCATTGTCTTGGATTCCATTGAGTGCCATGGCAAATCAGAATCTGGTGACTGCCCCTTCTGATGTACATTTTTTATCCTG GTACCGTGGACCTAATCTTTTGGAGGCAATAGATTCTCTTCAACCACCCACTCGAGAATTCTCTAAGCCACTGCTTATGCCGATATGCGACGTTGTTAGATCACTTTCACTAGGACAAGTGTCTGCCTGTGGAAAATTGGAAGCTGGAGCTCTCCAGTCTGGATCTAAG GTTCTAATCATGCCATCTGGAGATAAAGCAACCGTGCGAACTTTGGAACGCAATTCTCAGGCTTGCAAAATCGCAAGAGCGGGGGACAACGTGACTGTTACTCTACAAGGAGTTGAACCAAGTAGCGTGATGTCTGGGGGTGTCCTATGCCATCCTGATTTCCCGGTCGCTGCTGCAAAACATTTGGAATTGAAGATTCTCACCTTGGAATATGCAACACCGATATTAATAGGATCTCAG TTGGAAATTCATATACACCATGTGAAGGAGGCTGCTAGAGTTGCAAGAATAGTCTCATTGCTCGATTCAAAGACGGGGAAGGTCACGAAGAAGGCACCACGCTGTCTCAGTGCTAAACAAAGCGCAGTGATTGAG GTTGTTTTACAAAGCCCTGTTTGCGTCGAAGCATTCTCAACTAGTCGAGCACTTGGTCGGGTATTTCTGAGAACGATGGGAAGAACCATAGCCGTCGGCATTGTGACCCAACTAATCGGAGGCTCTCAATAA
- the LOC101219939 gene encoding HBS1-like protein isoform X2: MPRKVSHGLDYDDDYDDYDDYDYYDNDFDVEEKATEKIPVTKEEPKGHKLWRCSICTYDNEDSFSVCDICGVLRIPLDNNRNTQDDRTVENICKDSGVSKMAKSLFASLPNQIPKRAVKLQEQDDKIVEEREENIHKIGNIQGHLHEFHNAFSTCSHFHTNIVPFKFDIPSPDDVVSNGLRSSKVGLKANHNDFNSLIFSSDTTKISANNAALTSKSAHSASTLSQMSKSGNIGDKQLNTKGSANSGISIGKKTMVIEELNTSISVTKNLQSRDNRSSGTSSSKSAGKFDSMDESSNPSVDWERSQSLAGGLNNMVLNVKSAYANYISGIGKTSNPQYKHDKWMLPDKAVDTLTQLNLAIVGHVDSGKSTLSGRLLHLLGRVSQKEMHKYEKEAKSMGKGSFAYAWALDESAEERERGITMTVGVAFFDSKRYHIVVLDSPGHKDFVPNLISGATQADAAVLVIDASVGAFEAGMDSSKGQTREHVQLIRSFGVDQIIVAVNKMDVVEYSKDRYEFIKLQLGTFIRSCGYKDSSLSWIPLSAMANQNLVTAPSDVHFLSWYRGPNLLEAIDSLQPPTREFSKPLLMPICDVVRSLSLGQVSACGKLEAGALQSGSKVLIMPSGDKATVRTLERNSQACKIARAGDNVTVTLQGVEPSSVMSGGVLCHPDFPVAAAKHLELKILTLEYATPILIGSQLEIHIHHVKEAARVARIVSLLDSKTGKVTKKAPRCLSAKQSAVIEVVLQSPVCVEAFSTSRALGRVFLRTMGRTIAVGIVTQLIGGSQ; this comes from the exons CAACAGAAAAAATACCTGTGACTAAGGAAGAACCAAAAGGGCATAAGCTTTGGCGATGCTCGATTTGCACTTACGACAACGAAGACAGTTTTTCTGTCTGTGATATATGTGGGGTTCTGCGCATCCCTCTGGACAACAACAGAAATACTCAAGATGATAGAACAG TTGAAAACATCTGCAAAGACTCTGGAGTATCAAAAATGGCCAAGTCTCTCTTTGCATCGTTGCCAAATCAGATACCCAAAAGGGCTGTAAAATTGCAAGAACAGGATGATAAAATTGTGgaggaaagagaagagaacATCCACAAGATTGGAAATATCCAGGGCCATTTGCATGAATTCCATAATGCTTTTAGTACCTGTAGTCATTTCCATACTAACATAG TCCCTTTCAAGTTTGATATTCCATCCCCAGATGATGTGGTTTCTAATGGATTGCGTTCCTCCAAAGTTGGTTTAAAAG CCAACCACAACGACTTCAactctttaatattttcttcagACACCACTAAGATATCTGCAAACAATGCAGCATTGACTTCAAAAAGTGCACATAGCGCGTCTACTTTATCGCAAATGAGTAAATCAGGCAATATAGGAGATAAACAGTTGAATACCAAAGGTTCAGCCAACTCAGGGATCtcaattggaaaaaaaacaatggttaTTGAAGAACTCAATACATCAATTAgtgtaacaaaaaatttacaatCACGTGATAACCGGTCATCAGGCACTTCCTCATCAAAGTCAGCAGGCAAATTTGACAGCATGGATGAGAGCAGCAACCCTTCTGTGGACTGGGAAAGGTCCCAAAGTCTTGCCGGTGGTTTGAACAACATGGTCCTAAATGTTAAATCTGCCTATGCAAATTATATTAGTGGGATTGGGAAAACATCAAATCCGCAGTATAAGCATGATAAGTGGATGCTACCTGATAAGGCTGTAGATACGCTGACTCAGCTGAATCTTGCCATA GTTGGTCATGTTGATTCTGGAAAATCTACACTCTCAGGAAGATTGCTGCACCTATTGGGACGTGTATCCCAAAAAGAAATgcacaaatatgaaaaagaggCAAAATCAatg GGCAAGGGCTCCTTTGCTTATGCCTGGGCACTGGATGAGAGTGCAGAGGAAAGGGAGAGAGGAATAACTATGACTGTTGGTGTTGCTTTTTTTGATTCCAAAAGATATCATATTGTTGTGCTTGATTCCCCTGGCCATAAAGATTTTGTTCCAAACTTGATATCTGGGGCCACACAAGCTGATGCTGCAGTTCTTGTTATCGATGCATCTGTTGGTGCATTTGAGGCTGGTATGGACAGTTCAAAGGGGCAAACAAGGGAACATGTGCAATTAATCAGGAGCTTTGGTGTAGATCAGATTATCGTTGCAGTTAACAAAATGGATGTGGTGGAGTATTCCAAAGATCGATATGAGTTTATTAAGCTGCAACTGGGAACCTTTATTCGTTCATGTGGTTATAAAGATTCATCATTGTCTTGGATTCCATTGAGTGCCATGGCAAATCAGAATCTGGTGACTGCCCCTTCTGATGTACATTTTTTATCCTG GTACCGTGGACCTAATCTTTTGGAGGCAATAGATTCTCTTCAACCACCCACTCGAGAATTCTCTAAGCCACTGCTTATGCCGATATGCGACGTTGTTAGATCACTTTCACTAGGACAAGTGTCTGCCTGTGGAAAATTGGAAGCTGGAGCTCTCCAGTCTGGATCTAAG GTTCTAATCATGCCATCTGGAGATAAAGCAACCGTGCGAACTTTGGAACGCAATTCTCAGGCTTGCAAAATCGCAAGAGCGGGGGACAACGTGACTGTTACTCTACAAGGAGTTGAACCAAGTAGCGTGATGTCTGGGGGTGTCCTATGCCATCCTGATTTCCCGGTCGCTGCTGCAAAACATTTGGAATTGAAGATTCTCACCTTGGAATATGCAACACCGATATTAATAGGATCTCAG TTGGAAATTCATATACACCATGTGAAGGAGGCTGCTAGAGTTGCAAGAATAGTCTCATTGCTCGATTCAAAGACGGGGAAGGTCACGAAGAAGGCACCACGCTGTCTCAGTGCTAAACAAAGCGCAGTGATTGAG GTTGTTTTACAAAGCCCTGTTTGCGTCGAAGCATTCTCAACTAGTCGAGCACTTGGTCGGGTATTTCTGAGAACGATGGGAAGAACCATAGCCGTCGGCATTGTGACCCAACTAATCGGAGGCTCTCAATAA
- the LOC101219939 gene encoding HBS1-like protein isoform X3, which yields MPRKVSHGLDYDDDYDDYDDYDYYDNDFDVEEKATEKIPVTKEEPKGHKLWRCSICTYDNEDSFSVCDICGVLRIPLDNNRNTQDDRTVENICKDSGVSKMAKSLFASLPNQIPKRAVKLQEQDDKIVEEREENIHKIGNIQGHLHEFHNAFSTCSHFHTNIVPFKFDIPSPDDVVSNGLRSSKVGLKDTTKISANNAALTSKSAHSASTLSQMSKSGNIGDKQLNTKGSANSGISIGKKTMVIEELNTSISVTKNLQSRDNRSSGTSSSKSAGKFDSMDESSNPSVDWERSQSLAGGLNNMVLNVKSAYANYISGIGKTSNPQYKHDKWMLPDKAVDTLTQLNLAIVGHVDSGKSTLSGRLLHLLGRVSQKEMHKYEKEAKSMGKGSFAYAWALDESAEERERGITMTVGVAFFDSKRYHIVVLDSPGHKDFVPNLISGATQADAAVLVIDASVGAFEAGMDSSKGQTREHVQLIRSFGVDQIIVAVNKMDVVEYSKDRYEFIKLQLGTFIRSCGYKDSSLSWIPLSAMANQNLVTAPSDVHFLSWYRGPNLLEAIDSLQPPTREFSKPLLMPICDVVRSLSLGQVSACGKLEAGALQSGSKVLIMPSGDKATVRTLERNSQACKIARAGDNVTVTLQGVEPSSVMSGGVLCHPDFPVAAAKHLELKILTLEYATPILIGSQLEIHIHHVKEAARVARIVSLLDSKTGKVTKKAPRCLSAKQSAVIEVVLQSPVCVEAFSTSRALGRVFLRTMGRTIAVGIVTQLIGGSQ from the exons CAACAGAAAAAATACCTGTGACTAAGGAAGAACCAAAAGGGCATAAGCTTTGGCGATGCTCGATTTGCACTTACGACAACGAAGACAGTTTTTCTGTCTGTGATATATGTGGGGTTCTGCGCATCCCTCTGGACAACAACAGAAATACTCAAGATGATAGAACAG TTGAAAACATCTGCAAAGACTCTGGAGTATCAAAAATGGCCAAGTCTCTCTTTGCATCGTTGCCAAATCAGATACCCAAAAGGGCTGTAAAATTGCAAGAACAGGATGATAAAATTGTGgaggaaagagaagagaacATCCACAAGATTGGAAATATCCAGGGCCATTTGCATGAATTCCATAATGCTTTTAGTACCTGTAGTCATTTCCATACTAACATAG TCCCTTTCAAGTTTGATATTCCATCCCCAGATGATGTGGTTTCTAATGGATTGCGTTCCTCCAAAGTTGGTTTAAAAG ACACCACTAAGATATCTGCAAACAATGCAGCATTGACTTCAAAAAGTGCACATAGCGCGTCTACTTTATCGCAAATGAGTAAATCAGGCAATATAGGAGATAAACAGTTGAATACCAAAGGTTCAGCCAACTCAGGGATCtcaattggaaaaaaaacaatggttaTTGAAGAACTCAATACATCAATTAgtgtaacaaaaaatttacaatCACGTGATAACCGGTCATCAGGCACTTCCTCATCAAAGTCAGCAGGCAAATTTGACAGCATGGATGAGAGCAGCAACCCTTCTGTGGACTGGGAAAGGTCCCAAAGTCTTGCCGGTGGTTTGAACAACATGGTCCTAAATGTTAAATCTGCCTATGCAAATTATATTAGTGGGATTGGGAAAACATCAAATCCGCAGTATAAGCATGATAAGTGGATGCTACCTGATAAGGCTGTAGATACGCTGACTCAGCTGAATCTTGCCATA GTTGGTCATGTTGATTCTGGAAAATCTACACTCTCAGGAAGATTGCTGCACCTATTGGGACGTGTATCCCAAAAAGAAATgcacaaatatgaaaaagaggCAAAATCAatg GGCAAGGGCTCCTTTGCTTATGCCTGGGCACTGGATGAGAGTGCAGAGGAAAGGGAGAGAGGAATAACTATGACTGTTGGTGTTGCTTTTTTTGATTCCAAAAGATATCATATTGTTGTGCTTGATTCCCCTGGCCATAAAGATTTTGTTCCAAACTTGATATCTGGGGCCACACAAGCTGATGCTGCAGTTCTTGTTATCGATGCATCTGTTGGTGCATTTGAGGCTGGTATGGACAGTTCAAAGGGGCAAACAAGGGAACATGTGCAATTAATCAGGAGCTTTGGTGTAGATCAGATTATCGTTGCAGTTAACAAAATGGATGTGGTGGAGTATTCCAAAGATCGATATGAGTTTATTAAGCTGCAACTGGGAACCTTTATTCGTTCATGTGGTTATAAAGATTCATCATTGTCTTGGATTCCATTGAGTGCCATGGCAAATCAGAATCTGGTGACTGCCCCTTCTGATGTACATTTTTTATCCTG GTACCGTGGACCTAATCTTTTGGAGGCAATAGATTCTCTTCAACCACCCACTCGAGAATTCTCTAAGCCACTGCTTATGCCGATATGCGACGTTGTTAGATCACTTTCACTAGGACAAGTGTCTGCCTGTGGAAAATTGGAAGCTGGAGCTCTCCAGTCTGGATCTAAG GTTCTAATCATGCCATCTGGAGATAAAGCAACCGTGCGAACTTTGGAACGCAATTCTCAGGCTTGCAAAATCGCAAGAGCGGGGGACAACGTGACTGTTACTCTACAAGGAGTTGAACCAAGTAGCGTGATGTCTGGGGGTGTCCTATGCCATCCTGATTTCCCGGTCGCTGCTGCAAAACATTTGGAATTGAAGATTCTCACCTTGGAATATGCAACACCGATATTAATAGGATCTCAG TTGGAAATTCATATACACCATGTGAAGGAGGCTGCTAGAGTTGCAAGAATAGTCTCATTGCTCGATTCAAAGACGGGGAAGGTCACGAAGAAGGCACCACGCTGTCTCAGTGCTAAACAAAGCGCAGTGATTGAG GTTGTTTTACAAAGCCCTGTTTGCGTCGAAGCATTCTCAACTAGTCGAGCACTTGGTCGGGTATTTCTGAGAACGATGGGAAGAACCATAGCCGTCGGCATTGTGACCCAACTAATCGGAGGCTCTCAATAA